In Methanococcus voltae PS, the genomic stretch TTCCACAATATTTATTTTTTGATTCATTCATTTTTAAAAGACTTTCACCCATGTCATCTACTATTAAAGAATAAGAAGAAAAAACCAAATCGTGCTTTTCAAAATCCTTATTTAACTCTACATCATCCCATCTTTTAGGTATTATGGTTATATTATCTAAATTTTCTTCCTTAGCTCGTTTTAATAGTATTTTTGCCATTCCTTCAGCAGGTTCGACAACGGTTATTTTCTTTACAATCTTTGCGAGAGGTATCGTATAGGTACCAGGTCCTGGACCTATTTCTAAAATAGTGGTATTTTTATCTAGATTAAAAATTTTATTAAATCTTTTAACGTTTTCATTTATTTGAAAAGTTGCTTTTTCGTTGTTAAGTACGTATTTTGCGTACTTTTCCGAAAATTTATCCCAAAAATTAGGGTCATAATCCCTAGGTTTATCTACTTTATTGGCTTGAGAATATGTATTAATCCAATATTCCGACCAATCTATATCTTCCATACTAATCATTATTACACCATTGTGTAGTAAATGGTATTGATATTATTAAAAACTTTAAAGTATATCAAAACCTTATTAATAGTATTTTTACCCAATAATATATAAACAATTAACAACCGAATTAAATAAAAACTAATGAGATAAGGTAATTTAAAAATAAAAAGGAATTTAAAAAAATAATATAATATAATTTATAATATAATATAATATAATATAATTTATAATATAATATAATATAATATAATTTATAATATATGATAAATATTTATATAACCATATAAATTATAAATATGGTCATAACTACTTAGATTTACCACCATAAGAAAGCTTCTTTTGATTCGGTATTATAAGTCCAGCCATCTTTGGTTTTTGTAAGTGTATCCTCTAAAAGTTTTTTTACATCATTTATTTGGTCTTCAGATAGTTCTAATTCTCTTGTTTTGGTATATCCGGACTTATATTTTTTAAAGGCTTCCTCTATGTTATTGAAATATTGGCAAAATGATTTTTCGTGAATATTTATGTTTGCATAGATTTCATATTGGTTTAAGATATTATTTATTAAAATATAATTAAGACTAAAATCGCCCTTTTTAGTATTTTCTAGATTCAATATGTCACCAATTTTAACATATATATCTTTATGAACAGGTAAATTTCCAAAAGTTAGAATCCCACAATATTTATTTTTTGATTCGTTCATTTTTAAAAGACTTTCACCCATATCTTCCACAACTAGTGAATACGATGAAAAAACCAAATCGTGCTTTTCAAAATCTCTATGCAACTCTACGTCATCCCATCTTTTATTAATAATAGTTATATTATCTATGTTTTCTTCCTTAGCTCGTTTTAAAAGTATTTCCGACATTCCGGTCGATGGTTCGACAACGGTGATGTTTTTTACAATCTTTGCGAGAGGTATCGTATAGGTACCAGGCCCTGGACCTATTTCTAAAATAGTGGTATTGTTATCTAGATTAAAAATTTCTTTAAATTTCTCCACATTTCTTTTTATATCGCCGTTTAAATTTTCATTCGTGAGAATGTGCTTTGCATAATTTTCGGAAAATTTATCCCAAAAATCTACCAAATCTTCCTTAGATTTGTGATTAATACCCGAATAATTATTTGCCCAGTACTCTGACCAGTTAAAATTTATTAAATCCATTTTTACACCTTTATGTCAAACTTCAACAACATTTTAAATTGAATTATACGCCATGTATTATTGTATAATGTATTATAATACACCATACTCTAGTATAATAATACTATTATCTAAATTAATATTACGATTATATATTCTTTAATTTACCCCTATTAATAACTACGTATATGATATTTGAGTAAATATTGATAAAAATAGCCAGAATAAACAATGAATTATAAATGACAAAGCAAAATTAATTTACTAAAAAAAAGATATATTTGTATATTATATATTAGTGTGCTAAATGTGTATTTTATAAAGTTATTCAATTTCCGTTTGTAGATTACTAATTTGTGACTTATTAGGCAATATTCATTTTAGGCTTATGTCTATTACCTTTAAAATATAATTTTCAACATATTACTAATATTACTAATATTATGAATTATATGATTGAGATTGGGGGAATTGGTTTGAGTCATAGTAATTATGACCCAAACATTATATTTATGATTTATGTTGTACTATTTTATTTCTATTAATTTCTATTATTTAGATATTTTTACTTGCTATTGCCAAAAAATGGCATTTTGCTATCTACACCTGGAACGTAACCAAGAGCATCTCTTAACTTTAATTGTGACTTATGGAATAATTTAGAAATAGGTATTTCCATAGGACAGACATCTTCACATTGACCACAGTTTATACAGCTCATTGCAACGTGAGACAACCTTACACCTTGGAAAAACGAAGGTTCAGGTGCCATCATACCTTTTTCTAGGATATCTTGGTTTAAAACGCACTCTTTGCAGGAACATACTGGACATACGTCTCTACAACCGTAACATTTTACACATCTATCCCAATATTCATCCCACTTTTCGTCAGTTGGATATTCAGCTTCTAAGTATTTAGCTTGTAATTTTTTACCGAGCTTAATCATTGATTGTTCGATTTTTCCACGAATAATCATTGCTTTTTCAGCTGGTTCTTTTGTTTCAATGTAACCTGCTTTTTCAGCATCTTCAATTAATGTTCTGCCTTTTTCAGATGTAATTTCCACAAAAGTCCAACCTTTTTCAGCTCCCCAATTACCGCATGCAAGGTCTGCGTTTCTTGGGACTTTAAGCTCACATCTTTGACAGTTTTCCCTTCTACCGTAGCCGTTTTCTTCTAACTCATCGATTTTAATAGCTTTTTCGGTTCCGTCTTTCAATTCAATGATAAACTTACCTTTGTCTATTTCTTCTTTGATTACGTCAAATGGGTCTACTTCGTAGAATAATTCTATCATTTGTTGAGCAACCATTGGTGGAACAGTTCCACCACAGTTTAAACCAATTGTATAAACTTTGTCTTTGTTTATTTGGTGTCTTTTCTCTAATTCGATTATTGCCATGGCGTCACATGGTTTTACAGCTACTGCAAGGTTCATATCATTCAAGTGCTTATGAATAAGGCTTCCAAACATTGTAGGAGCACAATGTAAGGAACCACAGCTATTAACAAGTTCTTCTGAATTGTTGATAAGCGTAGGAACTCCGTCATAAACGTCTGCTCCTTTTTCGAGTGCTAACACTCCGTCAACCACTTTACTGTCTAGAAGATACTTGAATAATGCAGTAACAGCTCCACCACATTCACCATATTTTAAAATATCTTCGTCAGTTGATTTAATTAGAAGATAATCCATATTATCACCTTTGATTTTGATATTATGTTAAAATATGAGTAAATTATTTAGATTAAAATATGTGTGGAATAATTTATTGAAATTAATGGAATAATCAGTGTTTTAATTAATATATTAATCAAGATATTATCAAGATATTAATCAATGACAATTAATTATTCAATTTTTTCAACTTTTACAGCACATATTTTAAGTTCTGCGGTTTTTGAAACTGGATCGTATGCAGAATTCGTTAATTTGTTAGTAGGTTCTTCATTAAAGTGGAATGACATGTATACTACGCCTTTTACAATATCGTCAGATACTCTCGCAATAGCTTTTACGTCGCCTCTTTTTGATGAAACTTTAACAGTTTCGCCAGCTTTGATACCTAAATTGTTAGCGTCTTCGATGTTCATTTCTATGAAGTTCTCATCGATTTCGTTTGTGATGCTTTCACATCTTCTGGTCATAGTTCCTGAGTTATAGTGGAATATGATTCTACCAGTTGTTAATATCAATGGATATTCTTCACTTGCCATTTCTGCTGGGTCTTTGTGCTCAACAGGGCAAATTTTACCTAATCCGTTAGGTCTTAAGAATTTACCTTCGTGTAAGAATACGGTTCCAGGGTGGTCTGGTGTTTTACAAGGCCATTGTAAACCGTCGATACCTAATCTTTCGAATGACATTCCCGCATATTGTGGGATTACTTTTGCCATTTCGTCGAATATATCGCTTGCACTTTCGAAAGCGAATTTATCGCCGTATCCCATTCTTTGAGCAAGTTCTTTAACAACTACCCAATCAGGAACAGCTTCTCCAGGAGCTTCTACAGCTTTTCTGATTCTTTGAACTCTTCTTTCAGTGTTTGTGAAAGTTCCGTCTTTTTCAGCCCAACAAGCAGCAGGTAAAACTACGTCAGCTAATTTTCCTGTATCAGTTAAGAAAATATCTTGAACTACGAGGAAATCTAACTCGCCTAAGGCGTGTTTAACGTGGTTTATATCAGCATCTGCCACCATTGGGTCTTCACCCACGATGTGTAAGTATTTGAATCCTTTACCCATTCTTTCGAACATTTCAGGACCCATTAAACCTACTTCTGGGCTTAAACCTTCAACGCCCCATAATTCTTCTAATTTTGAGGTCATTTCGCCTACTTTTTGGTAACCTGGGTATACATTAGGTAATGCACCCATGTCACATGCACCTTGAACGTTATTTTGACCTCTTAATGGGTTAACACCAGCTCCTCTTTTACCGAGGTTACCAGTAATCATTGCAAGGTTACAGCATGATTTAACGTTATCTACACCGAATGTATATTCAGTAACACCTAAACAGTACATGATAGCTGCTTTATCCGCATTTGCGTATAATCTTGCAGCTTCTCTGATTGTTTCTGCAGGTATTCCTGAAATTTTAGCAACTTCTTCAGGTGTGTATTTTGAAACTACTTCTTTTAATTCATCGAAGTTTTCAGTTCTATTTTTGATGAACTCGTCATCTGTTAAACCTTCTGTAATAATAACGTTCATTATAGCGTTCATTAAATCAATGTTTGAACCAGGAATTAACTTCATATGGATATCTGCCATTTTTGAAGTGTGTGTTTTCCTTGGGTCAATTGCTATAATTTTTGTTCCGTTATCTTTAGCTTTCACGATACTTCTTGCAACTAATGGGTGTGCTTCAAAAGTATTGGAGCCGTAGATAAATAATACGTCTGCTTCTGCCAAATCTCCGATGGAGTTGGTCATTGCACCAGAACCAAAGCATTCGCCAAGTCCTGTAACAGTAGGCGCGTGTCATATACGTGCACAGTGGTCTACGTTGTTAGTTTTCATAACCACTCTTGCAAATTTCTGGAGTGCGTAACTTTCTTCGTTAGCACCTCTAGCACAGGAGAAGAAACCTACTTCGTCAGGGT encodes the following:
- a CDS encoding rRNA adenine N-6-methyltransferase family protein; the protein is MDLINFNWSEYWANNYSGINHKSKEDLVDFWDKFSENYAKHILTNENLNGDIKRNVEKFKEIFNLDNNTTILEIGPGPGTYTIPLAKIVKNITVVEPSTGMSEILLKRAKEENIDNITIINKRWDDVELHRDFEKHDLVFSSYSLVVEDMGESLLKMNESKNKYCGILTFGNLPVHKDIYVKIGDILNLENTKKGDFSLNYILINNILNQYEIYANINIHEKSFCQYFNNIEEAFKKYKSGYTKTRELELSEDQINDVKKLLEDTLTKTKDGWTYNTESKEAFLWW
- a CDS encoding rRNA adenine N-6-methyltransferase family protein, with the protein product MISMEDIDWSEYWINTYSQANKVDKPRDYDPNFWDKFSEKYAKYVLNNEKATFQINENVKRFNKIFNLDKNTTILEIGPGPGTYTIPLAKIVKKITVVEPAEGMAKILLKRAKEENLDNITIIPKRWDDVELNKDFEKHDLVFSSYSLIVDDMGESLLKMNESKNKYCGILTSADFPVHKDIYCKIGDLLNIENSKKAKLSLSHILLLNILDQYGIPANVNVYEGQFYQYFESIDEAFSKYITDYDRTRDLKLSENQKDSVKELLSKILTKNEDRWEYNMDSKEALIWW
- the fdhF gene encoding formate dehydrogenase subunit alpha, with amino-acid sequence MTEFKVVHTVCPYCGTGCGIDLVVKDGKLVDTHPFKRHPVNQGKVCIKGNYCYEFVHSEDRLTVPLIRKNGELVESTWEEALDLIASKLKGYNPDEVGFFSCARGANEESYALQKFARVVMKTNNVDHCARIUHAPTVTGLGECFGSGAMTNSIGDLAEADVLFIYGSNTFEAHPLVARSIVKAKDNGTKIIAIDPRKTHTSKMADIHMKLIPGSNIDLMNAIMNVIITEGLTDDEFIKNRTENFDELKEVVSKYTPEEVAKISGIPAETIREAARLYANADKAAIMYCLGVTEYTFGVDNVKSCCNLAMITGNLGKRGAGVNPLRGQNNVQGACDMGALPNVYPGYQKVGEMTSKLEELWGVEGLSPEVGLMGPEMFERMGKGFKYLHIVGEDPMVADADINHVKHALGELDFLVVQDIFLTDTGKLADVVLPAACWAEKDGTFTNTERRVQRIRKAVEAPGEAVPDWVVVKELAQRMGYGDKFAFESASDIFDEMAKVIPQYAGMSFERLGIDGLQWPCKTPDHPGTVFLHEGKFLRPNGLGKICPVEHKDPAEMASEEYPLILTTGRIIFHYNSGTMTRRCESITNEIDENFIEMNIEDANNLGIKAGETVKVSSKRGDVKAIARVSDDIVKGVVYMSFHFNEEPTNKLTNSAYDPVSKTAELKICAVKVEKIE
- a CDS encoding Coenzyme F420 hydrogenase/dehydrogenase, beta subunit C-terminal domain — translated: MDYLLIKSTDEDILKYGECGGAVTALFKYLLDSKVVDGVLALEKGADVYDGVPTLINNSEELVNSCGSLHCAPTMFGSLIHKHLNDMNLAVAVKPCDAMAIIELEKRHQINKDKVYTIGLNCGGTVPPMVAQQMIELFYEVDPFDVIKEEIDKGKFIIELKDGTEKAIKIDELEENGYGRRENCQRCELKVPRNADLACGNWGAEKGWTFVEITSEKGRTLIEDAEKAGYIETKEPAEKAMIIRGKIEQSMIKLGKKLQAKYLEAEYPTDEKWDEYWDRCVKCYGCRDVCPVCSCKECVLNQDILEKGMMAPEPSFFQGVRLSHVAMSCINCGQCEDVCPMEIPISKLFHKSQLKLRDALGYVPGVDSKMPFFGNSK